The Streptomyces aurantiacus genome includes a region encoding these proteins:
- a CDS encoding 7-epi-alpha-eudesmol synthase — protein MPQDVRFDLPFATPVSEHLEFAQARHLRWVWDKGLVRSQAGFEEYRSWDLPQAAARTYPHASADDMVVLMNWFSLAFLFDDQFDSGRPDRADRIAEVARELIVTPLRPAGITPRVVCPITMAWAEVWAHLSDGMSLTWRTRFAASWGRFLVAHTEEVDLAARGLAGTLDLQEYAAFRRRTVGIHHSIDAGERSRGFEVPAEVEAHPLMERMRDRAADTIGFMNDIHSFEREKRRGDGHNLIAVLHRERHCSWQEAADEAFRMTTDCLAEYLELESQVPQMCDELGLDEDERVRVRMGVEAIQHWINGNYEWALTSGRYAADKESPAARAELAGKGSLDDLLAV, from the coding sequence ATGCCGCAGGACGTCAGGTTCGACCTTCCCTTCGCCACCCCCGTCAGTGAACATCTCGAATTCGCCCAGGCCCGCCATCTGCGCTGGGTGTGGGACAAGGGTCTGGTGCGCAGCCAGGCCGGGTTCGAGGAGTACCGGTCCTGGGATCTGCCCCAGGCGGCCGCCCGCACCTACCCCCACGCCTCCGCCGACGACATGGTCGTCCTGATGAACTGGTTCTCACTGGCCTTCCTCTTCGACGACCAGTTCGACTCCGGCAGGCCCGACCGCGCCGACCGGATAGCGGAGGTGGCGCGGGAGCTCATCGTCACCCCCCTGCGGCCCGCGGGCATCACCCCCAGAGTGGTCTGCCCGATCACGATGGCCTGGGCGGAGGTCTGGGCCCATCTCTCGGATGGCATGTCCCTGACATGGCGTACGCGGTTCGCGGCCTCGTGGGGGCGCTTCCTCGTGGCACACACGGAGGAGGTCGACCTGGCCGCCCGCGGTCTGGCGGGCACGCTCGACCTCCAGGAGTACGCCGCGTTCCGTCGCCGTACGGTGGGCATCCACCACAGCATCGACGCCGGGGAGCGCAGCCGCGGCTTCGAGGTGCCCGCCGAGGTGGAGGCGCATCCGCTGATGGAGAGAATGCGGGACCGCGCTGCCGACACCATCGGGTTCATGAACGACATCCACTCCTTCGAGCGCGAGAAACGCAGGGGGGACGGGCACAACCTGATAGCCGTCCTGCACCGCGAGCGGCACTGCAGCTGGCAGGAGGCCGCCGACGAGGCGTTCCGCATGACGACGGACTGTCTCGCCGAGTACCTCGAACTCGAGTCGCAGGTACCGCAGATGTGCGACGAGCTCGGCCTGGACGAGGACGAACGGGTCAGGGTCCGGATGGGCGTCGAGGCCATCCAGCACTGGATCAACGGCAACTACGAATGGGCCCTGACCTCGGGCCGCTACGCGGCGGACAAGGAAAGCCCCGCGGCCCGGGCCGAGTTGGCAGGCAAGGGCTCACTGGACGACCTACTGGCAGTCTGA
- a CDS encoding cytochrome P450, whose translation MTDQPLNGPDAPRGCPVAHGGGDDLTRLYGPDAAVDPIGIYARLRKEHGPVAPVLLEGDIPAWLVLGYRENRRVLDNPRQFSRDSRIWRDWKEGRVESTSPLIPMLGWRPDCVSQDGEPHRRLRGAVTDNLQAVAGRGIRRHVTHFANKQIDAFAGAGSADLVAEYSEHLPMLVLTRVFGLAEGAGRRLAESCALVMKGGADALVHNDRIMQILGELAERKRVEPGSDFTTGLLEHHADLDDDEILNHLRLVLITAHATTSNLLARVLQLILTDANRLSGLVSGQLNISAVVEEVMWNTPPLAVLPGRFATADLELGGHRLQEGDLLVLGLTAGNVDPEIRPDVGISVHGNQSHLAFSGGPHECPGQNIGQAIIETAVDVLLHRLSGLRLAVDPEDLTSTASTWEARLDRLPVSFTA comes from the coding sequence ATGACCGACCAGCCCTTAAACGGTCCCGACGCCCCCCGCGGCTGCCCGGTCGCGCACGGCGGGGGAGACGACCTCACCCGTCTCTACGGGCCCGACGCGGCCGTCGACCCGATCGGCATCTACGCGCGGCTGCGCAAGGAGCACGGGCCCGTCGCGCCGGTGCTGCTGGAGGGCGACATCCCCGCCTGGCTGGTGCTCGGATACCGGGAGAACCGGCGGGTGCTGGACAACCCACGCCAGTTCAGCCGGGATTCACGGATCTGGCGGGACTGGAAGGAGGGCCGGGTCGAGAGCACCTCGCCGCTGATTCCGATGCTGGGCTGGCGGCCGGACTGCGTCTCCCAGGACGGCGAGCCGCACCGTCGGCTGCGCGGCGCGGTCACCGACAACCTCCAGGCCGTCGCCGGCCGCGGCATCCGGCGCCATGTCACGCACTTCGCGAACAAGCAGATCGACGCGTTCGCGGGAGCGGGCAGCGCCGACCTGGTGGCCGAGTACTCCGAACACCTGCCGATGCTCGTGCTCACCAGGGTGTTCGGGCTCGCCGAGGGCGCGGGGCGGCGGCTGGCCGAGTCCTGCGCACTGGTGATGAAGGGCGGCGCGGACGCACTCGTCCACAACGACCGCATCATGCAGATCCTCGGTGAACTCGCCGAGCGCAAGCGTGTGGAGCCGGGCTCCGACTTCACCACCGGGCTGCTCGAACACCATGCCGACCTCGACGACGACGAGATACTCAACCACCTGCGGCTGGTGCTCATCACCGCGCACGCCACCACCAGCAATCTGCTGGCCCGGGTTCTGCAACTGATCCTCACCGACGCCAACCGGCTCTCCGGCCTCGTCAGCGGACAGCTGAACATCTCCGCCGTCGTGGAGGAGGTCATGTGGAACACCCCTCCGCTGGCCGTCCTGCCGGGCCGATTCGCCACCGCCGACCTCGAACTCGGCGGGCACCGCCTCCAGGAGGGCGATCTGCTGGTGCTCGGCCTGACCGCGGGCAACGTCGATCCGGAGATCCGGCCGGACGTCGGCATCTCCGTGCACGGCAACCAGTCGCATCTCGCGTTCAGCGGAGGGCCGCACGAGTGCCCCGGGCAGAACATCGGCCAGGCCATCATCGAGACGGCCGTCGACGTGCTGCTGCACCGGCTGTCCGGGCTCCGGCTCGCGGTGGATCCCGAGGACCTCACCTCGACGGCCTCCACGTGGGAGGCGCGGCTGGACCGGCTGCCGGTGTCGTTCACCGCGTGA
- a CDS encoding GTP-binding protein, with amino-acid sequence MDFKGFDHPDRHPADGSLPDGARSVKVMIAGGFGTGKTTMVRSVSDIKPLTTEETLTQASADVDNLIGVADKQETTVSLDFGKIGINDQLVLYLFGTPGQERFWFLWNGLFKGALGAVVLVDTRRLASSFRAIEEMERQNVPFVIALNVFPDSKDHPVEEIRDALDISPHTPVVACDARDRASSRDVLIALIRHLKERSAVALESR; translated from the coding sequence GTGGACTTCAAAGGCTTTGACCATCCCGACCGCCACCCGGCGGACGGCAGCCTGCCCGACGGCGCCCGCTCGGTGAAGGTGATGATCGCCGGCGGATTCGGTACCGGAAAGACCACCATGGTCCGCTCGGTCAGCGACATCAAGCCGCTCACCACCGAGGAGACGCTGACCCAGGCCAGCGCCGACGTCGACAATCTGATCGGGGTGGCGGACAAGCAGGAGACCACCGTCAGCCTGGACTTCGGCAAGATCGGCATCAACGACCAGCTGGTGCTCTACCTGTTCGGCACACCGGGCCAGGAGCGGTTCTGGTTCCTGTGGAACGGCCTGTTCAAGGGCGCGCTCGGGGCCGTGGTCCTGGTCGACACACGCCGGCTGGCCTCCAGTTTCCGGGCCATCGAGGAGATGGAGCGGCAGAACGTCCCGTTCGTCATCGCCCTGAACGTGTTCCCGGACTCCAAGGACCACCCGGTCGAAGAGATCCGGGACGCCCTGGACATCTCCCCGCACACCCCGGTCGTGGCCTGCGACGCCCGCGACCGGGCCTCCAGTCGTGATGTGCTCATCGCACTGATACGTCACCTCAAGGAACGCTCCGCAGTCGCTCTGGAGTCCCGATGA
- a CDS encoding DUF742 domain-containing protein, with protein MSGPRRPTDPSGLERYYVLTGGRSGPGGSASSLDVATLITSRAAANPGMQHEHEEILRRCRDPLSVAELGAHLGLPFNILAVLLADLLDAGRVEARDPIPASGAGRGPDLALLEEVLSGLQRL; from the coding sequence ATGAGTGGTCCCCGCCGACCCACGGACCCGTCCGGTCTCGAGCGCTACTACGTCCTCACGGGCGGACGCAGCGGACCGGGCGGTTCGGCGTCGAGCCTTGACGTGGCGACCCTCATCACCTCCCGTGCCGCGGCCAACCCAGGCATGCAGCACGAGCACGAGGAGATCCTCCGGCGCTGCCGCGATCCGCTGTCGGTGGCCGAACTCGGCGCCCACCTCGGATTGCCCTTCAACATTCTCGCGGTGCTCTTGGCCGATCTGCTGGACGCAGGCCGCGTTGAAGCCCGTGACCCCATCCCGGCGTCAGGCGCCGGTCGCGGGCCCGACCTCGCGCTCCTTGAGGAGGTACTCAGTGGACTTCAAAGGCTTTGA
- a CDS encoding roadblock/LC7 domain-containing protein has translation MTQQGTDVSWALRDLVESIQEIRFALVASSDGKAITSYGADDPDDVDRFAAVVAGLQALAQPVAEQFPKYAGQLRLAMIEVDGGHLFVVRAGVETYLGVLAREGLDQGLLGHQMRDLARRMGELLGTTPRLEEHSG, from the coding sequence ATGACGCAACAGGGAACCGACGTGAGCTGGGCGCTCCGCGATCTGGTCGAGAGCATCCAGGAGATCCGCTTCGCCCTCGTCGCCTCCAGCGACGGCAAGGCCATCACCTCCTACGGCGCCGACGATCCCGACGACGTGGACCGCTTCGCCGCCGTGGTGGCGGGCCTGCAGGCGCTGGCCCAGCCCGTGGCCGAGCAGTTCCCCAAGTACGCCGGGCAGCTGCGCCTCGCGATGATCGAGGTCGACGGCGGTCACCTCTTCGTGGTGCGCGCGGGTGTGGAGACGTACCTCGGCGTCCTGGCCAGGGAAGGGCTCGACCAAGGCCTCCTGGGCCACCAGATGCGGGACCTGGCCCGCAGGATGGGTGAGCTCCTCGGCACCACGCCGCGTCTGGAGGAGCACTCTGGATGA
- a CDS encoding ATP-binding protein, which yields MELATPPPAARAPVAWYSWWLLPLALGAGTVVAAVVGSGQARIPAILSGVVVTAASAVSVRLLIRSQRQMRSSAGEFRNAQAEHSQQWQQHVAGLERKHAAERSAYDVQLAEQAKAYETRIAEQTQAWQEQLDRQLAAVALLADRQLPDALERLRAGDSIDDVLPSLNQCAEVSADLQAVLRKVLRTALIGVEQEFDRSTSAEQAVISIGSRIHVLTSKLRGRLHEMQGEHGRLPSVAQGLMELDQELGPADSLAASIGVLGGSDRPGRQWQEPQRLLSVVRGGIGRIRDFDRVQVRHLPELGVDGGLVDHLTLIFAHLLDNAARYSPPTEPVVVSGKEVPNGVGIEIQDSGKGLNEEKKQEALQSLEGVSPGPGIGGVSEDAHLGLRVVGALARRYGIRVTFADSPWLGTSVVIVVPHKYFSQLPAVVTAPSSPAQVPAAAGTEEAVVEGAAGAEPEETGDTTPGGLPRRRRRAAESERPRPSVREDESVNTASHAVPPDESFTGLAAFATAGREPTADREPTAGRESTEHRTEESD from the coding sequence ATGGAACTTGCCACTCCGCCACCGGCGGCGCGGGCACCGGTCGCCTGGTACAGCTGGTGGCTGCTGCCGCTGGCCTTAGGTGCTGGGACCGTCGTCGCAGCGGTCGTGGGCTCCGGTCAGGCCCGAATACCCGCGATCCTCTCCGGAGTCGTGGTGACGGCGGCGAGCGCCGTCTCGGTACGACTCCTGATCCGCTCACAGCGTCAGATGCGCAGCAGCGCCGGTGAGTTCAGGAACGCGCAGGCCGAGCACTCCCAGCAGTGGCAGCAGCACGTGGCCGGCCTGGAGCGCAAGCACGCCGCCGAACGCTCGGCCTACGACGTACAGCTCGCCGAACAGGCCAAGGCCTACGAGACCCGGATCGCCGAACAGACCCAGGCCTGGCAGGAACAGCTGGACCGGCAGCTCGCCGCGGTCGCCCTGCTCGCCGACCGGCAGCTGCCCGACGCGCTGGAGCGGCTGCGGGCCGGTGACTCCATCGACGACGTCCTGCCCTCCCTCAACCAGTGCGCCGAGGTCAGTGCCGACCTGCAGGCCGTGCTGCGCAAGGTGCTCAGGACCGCCCTCATCGGCGTGGAGCAGGAGTTCGACCGCTCCACCTCCGCCGAGCAGGCCGTCATCAGCATCGGCAGCCGTATCCACGTACTGACCAGCAAGCTGCGCGGCCGGCTGCACGAGATGCAGGGTGAGCACGGCAGGCTGCCCTCCGTCGCCCAGGGCCTGATGGAGCTGGACCAGGAGCTCGGCCCCGCAGACTCCCTGGCCGCGAGCATCGGCGTACTCGGCGGATCCGACCGGCCCGGCCGGCAGTGGCAGGAACCGCAGCGGCTGCTCAGCGTGGTGCGCGGCGGCATCGGCCGGATCAGGGACTTCGACCGCGTCCAGGTGCGGCACCTGCCCGAACTCGGTGTCGACGGCGGTCTGGTGGACCACCTCACGCTGATCTTCGCCCACCTGCTCGACAACGCGGCGCGCTACTCGCCGCCCACCGAGCCCGTGGTCGTCTCCGGCAAGGAGGTGCCCAACGGTGTCGGGATCGAGATCCAGGACTCCGGCAAGGGCCTCAACGAGGAGAAGAAGCAGGAGGCCCTCCAGTCGCTCGAGGGTGTGTCCCCCGGCCCCGGCATCGGCGGAGTGTCCGAGGACGCCCACCTCGGTCTGCGCGTGGTGGGGGCCCTGGCCCGCCGGTACGGCATCCGGGTCACGTTCGCGGACTCGCCATGGCTCGGCACGTCGGTGGTCATCGTGGTACCTCACAAATACTTCAGCCAGCTGCCCGCCGTCGTCACGGCCCCGTCGTCGCCCGCCCAGGTTCCGGCCGCGGCCGGAACCGAAGAGGCCGTGGTCGAAGGAGCGGCCGGGGCCGAGCCCGAGGAGACCGGGGACACCACGCCCGGCGGTCTGCCCAGGCGCCGCAGGCGCGCCGCCGAGTCCGAGCGGCCCAGGCCGTCGGTACGCGAGGACGAGTCCGTGAACACCGCCTCGCACGCGGTACCGCCGGACGAGTCCTTCACCGGCCTGGCCGCCTTCGCCACGGCCGGACGCGAGCCGACCGCCGACCGTGAGCCGACCGCCGGACGTGAGTCCACAGAGCACCGCACTGAAGAGAGCGACTAG
- a CDS encoding cytochrome P450 — MSGISGPPAVAPTAPGRLPLIGHGHQLARRPLEFMNALRDQGSVVKILIGPTAAYVVTDPAVTRRVLVTEVDAFAKGGKIIDALRVFFGDGLATIADGDLHMKHRRLMQPMFNKAHIATRGDVMISHVRAATEAWEEGVPRDTYEDMNDLTLSTFLVALFGSGLPGQVEREFQSLMPAIMRGTIRQTILPAWVTKLPLPANRAHERRVARLRALVDQAIDHHRAHLASAGPTAPPTGCPAHQDDAPARDGAARSGLFSTLLTADDPQTGPLSRQQLQDEAITLLTGAIETTGTTLAWTLYEISRNPAVERRLQAELDAVCGGRPLRQEDLGSLPYMRSVLKEAMRMYGPAWLVTRTTTRPVVLDGVPIPAGADVVYSPYVHQHDPEVYADPSSFDPARWDPERAQGINRSSFLAFGDGRRKCIGEEFAWTELLIVLATVVQRWRLTLASAPPRPQAIVTVKPDRLSMTPRPRTPGKAPARTGQPD; from the coding sequence ATGAGTGGCATTTCAGGTCCTCCCGCCGTGGCCCCCACCGCGCCGGGCCGACTGCCCTTGATCGGGCACGGACACCAACTGGCCAGACGACCCCTGGAGTTCATGAACGCTTTGCGCGATCAGGGCAGCGTCGTCAAGATCCTCATCGGACCCACCGCCGCCTACGTGGTCACCGACCCGGCCGTCACACGGCGCGTGCTGGTGACGGAGGTCGACGCGTTCGCCAAAGGCGGGAAGATCATCGACGCACTGCGGGTGTTCTTCGGGGACGGGCTCGCCACGATCGCCGACGGCGACCTGCACATGAAGCACCGCCGGCTGATGCAGCCCATGTTCAACAAGGCGCACATAGCCACCCGGGGCGACGTCATGATCAGCCACGTACGGGCCGCGACCGAGGCATGGGAGGAGGGAGTCCCCCGGGACACGTACGAGGACATGAACGACCTGACGCTGTCGACCTTCCTCGTCGCGCTGTTCGGTTCGGGTCTGCCGGGGCAGGTCGAGAGGGAGTTCCAGAGCCTCATGCCCGCGATCATGCGCGGCACCATCCGGCAGACCATCCTGCCCGCCTGGGTCACGAAGCTGCCGCTGCCCGCGAACCGCGCCCACGAGCGGCGGGTCGCACGCCTGAGGGCACTCGTCGACCAGGCGATCGACCACCACCGCGCCCACCTCGCGTCCGCCGGGCCGACCGCGCCGCCGACCGGCTGCCCCGCCCACCAGGACGACGCGCCGGCCAGGGACGGCGCGGCACGAAGCGGCCTCTTCTCCACCCTCCTCACCGCCGACGACCCACAGACGGGCCCCCTGTCCCGGCAACAGCTCCAGGACGAGGCGATCACCCTCCTCACCGGCGCGATCGAGACCACCGGGACGACACTGGCCTGGACCCTGTACGAGATCAGCCGCAACCCTGCCGTCGAGCGGCGGCTGCAGGCCGAACTCGACGCGGTCTGCGGCGGACGGCCCCTGCGCCAGGAGGACCTGGGCTCCCTGCCGTACATGCGCAGCGTCCTGAAGGAGGCCATGCGCATGTACGGGCCCGCCTGGCTCGTCACACGGACCACCACCCGCCCCGTCGTGCTCGACGGGGTGCCGATACCCGCAGGCGCGGACGTCGTCTACAGCCCGTACGTCCACCAGCACGACCCCGAGGTCTACGCCGATCCCTCGTCCTTCGACCCGGCCCGCTGGGATCCCGAACGCGCGCAGGGCATCAACCGCTCCTCCTTCCTCGCCTTCGGGGACGGCCGGCGCAAGTGCATCGGTGAGGAGTTCGCCTGGACCGAACTTCTCATCGTCCTGGCCACCGTCGTCCAGCGCTGGCGCCTGACGCTCGCCTCCGCTCCCCCGCGCCCGCAGGCCATCGTCACCGTCAAGCCGGACAGGCTCTCGATGACACCGCGGCCGCGGACACCGGGGAAGGCCCCGGCGAGGACCGGGCAGCCCGACTGA
- the ccrA gene encoding crotonyl-CoA carboxylase/reductase, with protein MDALAQAVVAGADRTELEHLPVPGHYTAAHLRAEDVESFAGVADKDVRKSIHLGDVPMPELAPNEVLVANMASGINYNTVWSAMFEPIPTFSFLKHFGRQDRWAARHDQPFHVIGSDASGVVVRTGSGVRRWQVGDQVVVSPVYVDEEDPATHADGMLGNGMLAWGFETNFGGLAHYSVARASQLLPKPAHLTWEEAASNPLCAGTAYRMLVSDRGARMTQGDVVLIWGAAGGLGAYAVQLVRNGGGIAVGVVSSERKAEYARRLGCHVVVNREEIGLTGNEPPADPSVAGKRLGKLIRAATGEDPHIVFEHVGRATFGVSVFVVRRGGAVVTCGSSTGYQHEFDNRYLWMRLKRVIGSHGSNLHEQAAVHRLLDLGHLAPALTETYPLTDTAEAARLVQSNAHMGKIGVLSLAPTPGLGVSDPVRREMTARPA; from the coding sequence ATGGATGCGCTGGCGCAGGCCGTCGTCGCGGGAGCCGACCGCACGGAACTGGAACACCTCCCGGTACCCGGCCACTACACCGCCGCCCACCTGCGCGCGGAGGACGTGGAGAGCTTCGCCGGAGTCGCCGACAAGGACGTCCGCAAGTCGATCCACCTCGGCGACGTACCGATGCCCGAACTCGCACCGAACGAGGTGCTGGTGGCCAACATGGCGAGCGGCATCAACTACAACACCGTCTGGTCGGCGATGTTCGAACCCATCCCGACCTTCTCCTTCCTGAAGCACTTCGGCCGCCAGGACCGCTGGGCGGCCCGGCACGACCAGCCGTTCCACGTGATCGGCTCGGACGCGTCCGGCGTCGTGGTCCGCACCGGTTCCGGGGTGCGCAGATGGCAGGTCGGCGACCAGGTCGTGGTGAGTCCCGTGTACGTCGACGAGGAGGACCCGGCGACCCACGCCGACGGCATGCTGGGCAACGGCATGCTCGCCTGGGGCTTCGAGACCAACTTCGGCGGGCTCGCCCACTACTCCGTGGCCCGGGCCAGCCAACTCCTGCCCAAACCGGCCCATCTGACGTGGGAGGAGGCCGCCTCGAACCCGCTGTGCGCGGGTACGGCGTACCGCATGCTCGTCAGCGACCGGGGCGCCCGGATGACGCAGGGCGACGTGGTGCTGATCTGGGGGGCGGCCGGCGGTCTCGGCGCGTACGCGGTCCAACTGGTCCGCAACGGCGGCGGGATCGCCGTGGGAGTCGTCAGCAGCGAGCGGAAGGCGGAGTACGCCCGCCGCCTGGGCTGTCACGTGGTCGTCAACCGAGAGGAGATCGGTCTCACCGGCAACGAGCCGCCCGCCGACCCCTCCGTCGCCGGAAAGCGGCTCGGCAAGCTGATCCGGGCCGCGACGGGCGAGGACCCGCACATCGTCTTCGAGCACGTGGGCCGGGCGACCTTCGGTGTCTCCGTCTTCGTGGTGCGGCGCGGCGGCGCGGTGGTGACCTGCGGTTCCAGCACGGGCTACCAGCACGAGTTCGACAACCGGTACCTGTGGATGCGCCTCAAGCGGGTCATCGGCAGCCACGGGTCCAACCTCCACGAGCAGGCCGCCGTGCACCGGCTCCTCGACCTCGGCCATCTCGCCCCCGCGCTGACGGAGACCTATCCGCTCACCGACACGGCCGAGGCTGCCAGGCTGGTCCAGAGCAACGCCCACATGGGCAAGATCGGCGTCCTGTCCCTCGCCCCGACGCCAGGTCTCGGGGTGTCCGACCCCGTGCGCAGGGAGATGACCGCCCGTCCGGCATGA
- a CDS encoding alpha/beta hydrolase yields the protein MTRKRRCAALAVTTALLGTGVALTAPPATAASAVQAAAGATVVGEKWLDARTVDLTVASPAVGADLPVRVVLPTGYAAHPDRTWPVLYLLQGAHDDYTSWTRETDVVDFLAGQDVITVMPSSGPTGIPTDWWNYGRAGSDYETFQVDELMSLLRQKFRAGTKRAVAGVSTGGYGALAFAARHPGTFGAAASYSGILDTTAFGMPTVLNAIVAREGLLPLTLWGNPLLNRDNWNRHNPYAQARALKGTGLYVSQGSGVQGGDFGNLEGALLEGALWSQAHRFTDQLAALGIPAQVHFYNGGAHAWPYWRQEFKASWPTLAKGLGLS from the coding sequence ATGACTCGTAAGCGCAGATGTGCCGCTCTCGCGGTGACAACGGCACTGCTCGGCACGGGAGTCGCACTCACCGCGCCACCGGCGACGGCCGCTTCGGCCGTGCAGGCCGCCGCGGGCGCCACCGTCGTCGGCGAGAAGTGGCTCGACGCCCGGACCGTCGACCTCACGGTCGCCTCCCCGGCCGTCGGCGCCGACCTGCCCGTACGCGTGGTTCTGCCGACCGGCTACGCCGCGCACCCGGACCGGACCTGGCCCGTCCTCTATCTGCTCCAGGGCGCCCACGACGACTACACGTCCTGGACCAGGGAGACGGACGTCGTCGACTTCCTCGCGGGCCAGGACGTCATCACCGTGATGCCCTCGTCCGGCCCCACCGGCATCCCCACCGACTGGTGGAACTACGGACGCGCCGGCTCGGACTACGAGACCTTCCAGGTCGACGAGCTGATGAGCCTGCTGAGGCAGAAGTTCAGGGCGGGCACGAAGCGTGCCGTCGCCGGTGTGTCCACCGGCGGCTACGGCGCCCTGGCCTTCGCGGCACGGCATCCCGGGACCTTCGGCGCGGCCGCCTCGTACAGCGGGATCCTCGACACCACGGCCTTCGGCATGCCGACCGTGCTCAACGCCATCGTCGCCCGGGAAGGCCTGCTGCCCCTCACCCTCTGGGGCAACCCACTGCTCAACCGGGACAACTGGAACCGGCACAACCCCTACGCGCAGGCCCGTGCTCTCAAGGGCACCGGCCTGTACGTCTCCCAGGGCAGCGGCGTGCAGGGCGGCGACTTCGGCAACCTCGAAGGCGCACTGCTCGAAGGCGCGCTCTGGTCCCAGGCGCACCGGTTCACCGACCAGCTGGCCGCCCTGGGCATACCGGCCCAGGTGCACTTCTACAACGGGGGAGCGCACGCCTGGCCGTACTGGCGGCAGGAGTTCAAGGCGTCCTGGCCGACGCTCGCGAAAGGCCTCGGCCTGAGCTGA